A single genomic interval of Lathyrus oleraceus cultivar Zhongwan6 chromosome 7, CAAS_Psat_ZW6_1.0, whole genome shotgun sequence harbors:
- the LOC127108485 gene encoding RHOMBOID-like protein 1, translating into MAPPLQILSRNNSNNNVVHPISIPVQNQHYNGVREVKHYKKWFPWLIPFFVVANVVVFVVTMYVNNCPSNSVSCIARFLRRFSFQPLKENPLLGPSSLTLQKMGALDVNKVVHMHQGWRLITCMWLHGGVFHLLANMLGILFIGIRLEQEFGFVLIGLLFVISGFGGSLLSALFIQLNISVGASGALFGLLGGMLSELITNWSMYDNKFAAFFTLVIIIVINLAIGILPHVDNFAHIGGFLTGFLLGFVFLIRPQFGWVNQRYARVDYSPTRAKPKFKKYQCILWVISLIILIVGLSVGLVALLRGVDANDHCSWCHYLSCVPTSKWSCHTEAAYCLSNQLGNQLNVTCSSNGKSSTYLIPDPTSSQIQQLCTQICN; encoded by the exons ATGGCACCTCCATTACAGATCCTTTCAAGgaacaacagcaacaacaacgtGGTTCACCCAATTTCAATACCAGTTCAAAACCAACACTACAATGGTGTTAGGGAGGTTAAGCATTATAAGAAATGGTTTCCTTGGTTGATACCGTTCTTTGTGGTTGCTAACGTCGTCGTTTTTGTTGTCACTATGTATGTTAATAATTGTCCTAGTAATTCGGTTTCTTGTATTGCTCGGTTCCTCCGTCGGTTCTCGTTTCAGCCTCTTAAAGAAAATCCCCTACTTGGTCCTTCTTCGTTGAC GCTACAGAAGATGGGGGCTCTTGATGTGAACAAAGTGGTTCACATGCACCAGGGTTGGCGTCTCATCACTTGTATGTGGCTACATGGTGGAGTTTTCCATCTATTGGCAAATATGTTGGGTATTCTATTCATTGGAATTCGGCTTGAGCAAGAATTTGGGTTTG TGCTTATTGGACTGCTATTTGTCATATCTGGATTTGGAGGCAGTTTGCTTAGTGCTCTTTTCATTCAGTTAAACATTTCTGTCGGTGCTTCTGGTGCGCTCTTTGGGTTGCTAGGAGGAATGCTATCAGAGCTCATCACTAATTGGTCTATGTATGATAATAAG TTTGCAGCATTTTTCACACTTGTGATCATCATTGTTATCAATCTTGCAATCGGAATTCTCCCGCACGTGGACAACTTTGCTCATATTGGAGGCTTTCTTACAGGATTTCTTCTCGGCTTTGTGTTTCTGATACGTCCTCAGTTTGGATGGGTTAACCAACGATATGCTCGTGTAGACTATTCTCCAACACGTGCTAAGCCTAAATTCAAGAAATATCAGTGCATATTATGGGTCATCTCCTTGATCATTTTAATTGTTGG GCTTTCTGTTGGACTGGTTGCACTGCTCCGAGGCGTTGATGCAAATGATCACTGCTCCTGGTGCCATTATTTGTCCTGTGTTCCAACTTCAAAATGGAGCTGTCATACAGAGGCAGCTTATTGTTTG TCAAACCAGCTTGGCAACCAGCTGAATGTAACATGCTCGAGCAATGGTAAATCCAGTACGTACCTGATACCAGATCCAACCAGTTCGCAGATCCAACAATTGTGTACTCAAATTTGTAATTGA